The Apium graveolens cultivar Ventura chromosome 6, ASM990537v1, whole genome shotgun sequence genome contains a region encoding:
- the LOC141668668 gene encoding uncharacterized protein LOC141668668 yields MVEHDALLHPVSYKEVWDAAVEAVQDEFPEILEQSSFPCPVRVPELGGVTDKLVDLIKDGPSGSPGHKRKELESSSGEEEDSSEEEFEPAIKKVGVEELPRAAPQQPTSPAEGTSTGTSDGTTETSEGMTETSEETSDSGSEESQPSRA; encoded by the coding sequence atggtggagcacgatgccctcctacacccagttagctataaagaagtctgggatgctgctgtggaggccgtccaagatgaatttccagaaattctcgagcagtcctcctttccttgccctgtgcgagttccagagctTGGGGGTGTTACTGACAAGCTTGTTGATTTGATCAAAGACGGCCCTTCAGGGAGCCCAGGCCACAAGAGGAAAGAACTCGAGTCCAGCTCTGgggaggaggaagattcttctgaagaggagtttgagcctgcCATTAAGAAGGTCGGGGTGGAAGAGCTTCCAAGAGCAGCGCCTCAGCAACCAACATCTCCCGCAGAGGGaacctctacagggacttcggatgggacgaccgagacgtccgaagggatgactgagacatccgaggagacttcggatagtggttccgaggaatcccagccttccagggcctaa
- the LOC141666468 gene encoding aspartyl protease family protein 2-like produces the protein MGTKSNVPILFVLFLSLLSLSLSKPLHYHSFVPTSLSSTPTLSPSLDDSLSLDDEDFDVDTNTLSLQLHHLDSLSRTNATTPTELFSLRLRRDASRVETLSSLVAGKSNFTAGDFSSAVISGLAYGSGEYFTRLGVGTPPKYSYMVLDTGSDVVWLQCKPCLKCYSQSDPVFDPAESSSFVGIACGSPLCRKLDSPGCSRMKRCLYQVQYGDGSFTVGRFATETLSFRKSKVSNIAVGCGQDNEGLFVGAAGLLGLGRGELSFPSQAGPKFGLKFSYCLTDRSASAKPSSIVFGESAISKTAVFTPLKTNRKFDTFYYIDLVGISVGGERVRSILPSLFKTDISGNGGVILDSGTSVTRLTRPAYIALRNAFRAGATHLKTAPNYSLFDTCFDLSGKSEVKVPTLVMHFTGADVSFPASNYLIPVDSNGTFCFAFAGTNNGLSIIGNIQQQGIRVVYDLAGSRIGFAPRGCS, from the coding sequence ATGGGTACCAAATCAAACGTCCCCATTCTCTTCGTCCTCTTCCTCTCTCTCCTCTCACTTTCTCTCTCCAAACCTCTCCACTACCATTCATTTGTCCCCACTTCTCTCTCCTCCACTCCCACCCTTTCTCCATCACTTGATGATTCTCTCTCCCTGGATGATGAAGATTTTGATGTTGATACAAACACTCTCTCTCTACAGTTACACCACCTTGACTCCCTCTCTAGAACTAATGCAACAACCCCTACAGAGCTCTTCTCTCTTCGTCTCCGACGGGACGCTTCTCGCGTTGAAACACTCTCTTCTCTAGTTGCCGGAAAATCCAACTTCACCGCCGGCGATTTCAGCAGCGCCGTCATTTCCGGACTCGCGTACGGGAGTGGCGAGTACTTCACGCGCCTTGGAGTGGGGACCCCACCTAAATACTCTTACATGGTTTTGGATACTGGAAGCGACGTCGTTTGGCTTCAGTGTAAGCCTTGTTTAAAATGTTACTCACAATCCGACCCGGTTTTTGATCCGGCCGAATCTTCCTCTTTTGTCGGGATCGCATGTGGGTCCCCTTTGTGTCGGAAACTCGATTCCccaggttgtagtagaatgaagagATGTCTGTACCAAGTTCAATACGGTGATGGATCTTTTACTGTTGGTCGTTTTGCTACTGAAACGCTGTCGTTTCGAAAAAGTAAAGTTAGTAATATAGCTGTTGGTTGTGGTCAAGATAATGAAGGACTTTTTGTGGGGGCGGCCGGTTTATTAGGTTTGGGCCGGGGTGAGCTTTCATTTCCGAGTCAAGCCGGGCCGAAATTCGGTTTAAAATTTTCTTATTGTTTAACGGACCGGTCGGCTTCTGCTAAACCGTCTTCAATTGTGTTTGGCGAATCGGCTATTTCAAAAACCGCCGTCTTCACGCCGTTAAAAACAAACCGTAAATTCGACACATTCTATTACATCGATCTCGTCGGAATTAGCGTCGGCGGCGAGAGAGTTCGGTCAATTTTACCGTCTCTTTTCAAGACTGATATTTCCGGCAACGGCGGCGTAATTTTGGATTCGGGTACGTCGGTGACACGGTTGACCCGACCCGCTTACATAGCACTTCGTAACGCATTCCGTGCAGGTGCCACACATCTAAAGACGGCCCCGAATTATTCCCTGTTCGACACCTGTTTTGATCTTTCCGGAAAGTCGGAAGTTAAGGTTCCGACGTTGGTGATGCATTTTACCGGCGCTGACGTGTCATTCCCGGCGAGTAATTATCTAATTCCGGTGGATAGTAATGGAACGTTTTGTTTTGCATTTGCGGGTACAAATAACGGGTTATCTATAATTGGGAATATCCAACAACAGGGAATTCGGGTCGTATATGACTTGGCCGGGTCACGAATCGGGTTTGCCCCTCGTGGGTGTTCTTGA